AAATAACAATCGCCCGGATTTTGGAAACCGCCCGAATACTGATCACAACAGCGTTGAACGCCCCAGCCGCAATGACTGGAACGGCAACCGTTCAAACCGATTTGAAACGCCTTCCGAAAACCGGGGTAATCCGGGGTACGCCCCGCGGACCAATTCACCCTCGTTTGAACGTCGGTCGGAAAACCGTTCATTCCAGCAACCGGAACCATCCAACCGCCGGGAAGGCTGGTCCGGAAACCGGGGATTTGAAGGAACTCCGCAGCGGGTAGAACGCAGCCGGGAGTCATTCCCGCAACGGTCGGCGGACTCGGCTCCCCGGCCGTACCAGGAGCGCCAGAATTCGGCCGGCCGTGGCGATGGTGGCGGCAGCCGTCGGGGACCGAACTAACTGGATTTACCCATTGGGAACCGGTGGGCCAGGGCGACAACTCTATCGCCCTGGCCCATCGGTTTTTATTTAATGCGGGACAGAATCGTGTAATCGATGTAAAACGTTCCGAACGGAATGAAGCAGGCCAGGATCACCTTCCAGGTAGTTTCCAGAAACTTCCAGTGGCGCTCGATGCCGACGCTCAGCGTATTGATGACAAACAGCAGAAAAAACAGGCCGTGAATGGGGCCGACGGTTTTTACCAGCGAAGGATCCCCGCCCGAATATTTGAGCGGAACGGCAATGCCCAGCAGGACGATTAGCGAGATACCTTCCAGAAAGCCGATCAGTCGGAGTCGGCCCACTTTGTTTTGAAACAGGTTGATCATGGTTAAAAAGGACGAAAGTAAGGGCGGTTGGCCAGTGGCGAAAAGGGCCAGGGTATGGCCGTGAAAATGATCAGCAGCGCCAGCAGGAACCAGACCGTCATGGTTTTGAATTTGGCCTCATCGGTTTCTCTGCGTTTCGCAGCGGCTGATCCGATGGTAATGAAAAATACCGCCACCGTCATTAAAGTGATGTGTATCAGACCGAAAAACAGGAACTCCAACTGGCGGCTGGCCTGGCTGAAATTAGCCCGGAAATAGCTAATAATGGGGCTGTTGAAATACAGCGTGTAGCCAATCATCAGTTGGATGTGCGAGATCGTGGCGGTAATGTGCCGAACGGAATTGTCGGATTTAGAGTACGGTCGGTGGCCGAGCCAACCGGTGAGTCCCCGGTACAGAGCGTACAACAGACTCACCAGGACCAGCCACCGGAAGGCGGAATGAAAAAATAGTAATGCGGAATACATGCTGTTTTTGGACCTTTCAGATGGGCACAAAGGTCGAGAAACCGTCTGTTGCAGGGTAGGATGGATAAGGCAGCTTCTAGGACTTTTCAATCATTCGGCGAAATTCGGAGGGCGTCTGGTGTTCGTACTTTTTGAACAGGCGGGTAAAATAGGAGGGATCGTCGAGGCCAACTTCCAGGGCAATCTCGCTCACCGTCAGGTTGGTCTGGCTAAGCAGTACCTTGGCTTCGAGCAGCACGGTTTCGTCAATCCACCGGGTTGGCGATTTACCGGTAACGGCCTTTACGGTTTTGTTGAGGTGGTTGGGGGTGATGTTCAGCAGCGATGCGTATTCAGTCACCCGTTTTTTGGTGCGAATCCACTTGAAAAGCAGCTCGCGGAACCGGTTGGTAATCGTTACACCCGTCACCGGGCCGGAGCCGGATGCGGGCCGGTAAATTCGGTTCACTTCGCACAGCAGGGTGAGCAAATACGACTGGAGCAGGTCAAGGTTCTGGAGACCGTTCTGCGAGTAATCGATCAGCAGCCGGGTAAGCAGCCGCCGGATAAACTCCGCCGACTGCCGATCGGGCTGAATCATCGGGTTGCCCCATATCTTGAGAAAATCAAATTCGTTTAACAGGTTGTTTTTCAAAAGTTTTCCAACCAGAAAATCCGATTGAAAACCGCAGATGTAGCCTTTATTAATTTCACCTTCCCGGAACGAAAATACCTGACCGGCAGGAACAAACAACATTTCGTCAGCGTGAATGGTGTACAGTTCGCTGCCGATTTTTATGCTGGCTTCGCCCTCGGTGATGTACAGGCACGAGGTGATAGTGGAGCGGGAAGCCGGTACCGCCCGGGTGACGAACTGGTACATGTCTTCCACACGCATGATGAAAAACTTACCAACGTCGCCCCGGAAGAACGCATGGAGTTCTTCCGAGGGCATAAACTTGCCGGTAAACGCCCGCGTATCGTACAGCTTGATGTCACTCATGCTGGCCGGATGGGTTGATTTTCAGTCGGTTGATCATCATAATGGCCCGGTCCACGCGGACCTGAGGGCTCTTCGCACCATCGACATAATAAATAATACTCCGCTGCCGGTTGGGGGTCAGGGCGTGAAACAGCCGGTTGCCTTCTTCGTCAATGGCCAGCAGTTCCGTTAACTCTTCGGGCATTTTGCGGCCGTATTCGCTTTCGTCCTGCCAGATGGCGATCCGGAGTGTATCGCCCAGCCGGAGCTTGCCCTGCTGCCGGATGGGCGTTCCGATGCTGATGAAAAACGAGCCGTCGCCCCTGGGTCGGAGGGCGCAGTGAAACTCGATGCTGTCGTTCAGCAGGCACATCATCCGAACCGGCTGGGTGCGCGTAAACTGCTGGGCCACTTCGTCGGGAACGTCGATGTAGTGGGTTCGGTCGCGTTGCTCAAACCGTTCCAGAACGGCTTCAAAACGGACCGACTGAAGAGAATCAGGGTTCATGGTAACAGGCCGTGGCGGTTTTCATTCGCCACGGCCTGGCAAATTACCGGTTTTAACCGGGTTTACAAACCCACCTGAAACGACACTTTTACGGCAAACGGCGTCACGTTGGGTTGCTGGCGGTAGGTCAATCGGTGCATTCCTTCCACGCGCACCAGCTTGAAAATGTTCTCAATTCCGTAGCCCACTTCCACGTACGGGTCATGCTGGAGGGAGTAAACGGGAGCCAGCGCTTTTCCTGCGGCATCGTGGGTCGCAATCAGGTTTCGATTGGACTCGCTGAGGCCACCCCACAGCAGTTTACCCGTCACGAAACTGCGCCAGCCCAGCCGCCGGATCAGCGGAAGCCGGTTGGTAAACAAGCCTTCGAATTTGTGTTCCAGCGAAACGGATGCATAGCGGTCGCTGACAAACTCACCAAAGTTCATCAGGTTGTAGGCATTGCGGTTGTAGAACGGCGTCTGGTTGCCAACGTGCACCTGCAACAGCGGATAGGGCAGGGTAGAGGGAATATAACCGGCCTGAACCGTATACTGCGTCCGCCCAAATAACCCCCACCGCAGCGTATGATCCAGCTGAAACTGCCATTTGTGGTAGTCGCCAAACGTTCCGCCCTCAAACGAAGCCGTTCCGTACGTATACCGCAGGCTGACGATAGGCGCGGTTTCGGTGGGTCGGCGCTGAATCCGGCGCTTGGTCACCCGGCGGCTGGGAATCCGGCCGGGTGCGTACCGCAGTTCCAGAAAGGCTTCCCGGCTCCAGAAGTCGGAACTACACACCGTTTGCTGGGTGTCCGGCACGGGTTGACGGAAGGCAAATGGAAAAAGTGGGTCGATGCGCCGGTACCGAATCCCCGCGGTCTGGATAAAATCAGTTCCCAAATCGCGTTGGACCGACAGGGCGGTTTCGTTCTGGTAATAAGCCTGGGGGTAGCGCCCAAACCGGCTGGTGATGCGCAGAAAAGGATTATCGGCTAAATCTTCGGTCCGCAAACCGAGCTGCTCCAGATCGTAGCTGCTTTTCAGCGTAATGAGCGTCAGCGGCTGGTGGGTCGGAATGTAGTTGATTTCGCCCCCCATCTTCCAGATCTGATCACGCGTACCGTAGGCACTGTAGGCCGCCAGCTGCCAGTTTCGGCTAAACTGGTTGTTGGTCTGCAAACCCATCCGCAACCGGTGGCCTTCAACCGGATTGTAAGCCCACATCGAAAAAACCGACCCGGCCTCTACGCCTTTGAACAGTGGAACATACCCGCCGTTGAGAACAAACTGGCCCGTGCGGCTGATGAATTTAATGAGCGGCAGGTTCCGGACGGTATCCAGCACGGCGCGCGTCTGTTTGTTGGCTTCGGACTCCGCTGCGCTCTCACGTTGCGCCTGCCAGTAGTCGGCGGAGGCTTCGGCACGGTCTTCGGCTATCTGCACCTCGGTGTCAAAGAAACCAACGGGCTTGGGCTGCCCCACCAGCGGCTGCCGAACCGTAGTCCGGTACTCGACCGTGGCGCCAAAGGTGTGCTTGACAACCTCACCCACCTGAACCGTCAGGTGGGTCGTTTCGGGCAGCCAGGCGCGGGCGGACTCACCGGCGGTTTCGTACGTTTGTTCAATGTCAATCTGCTTGATGAAATTAAGGTTGGCGGCTGCGCCAACCTGCGCGTCGATCTGCACGAGGGCGTAGCTGACGGTGTCGATCCACACTTTGCCCCTGAAAACCAGGTCGCGTTCGTTTTTAGGGTCGAAGTCCAGGACGAAGCAGGTGTGCAAACCTACCTGCGCGGTATCGGCCAGAAAGTACGAGTAAGCAGCCCGGCTGTTGTCGGCCAGGGGCGAAATAAATTCCTTTTTGAACAGGCTGACGGTATTCTGGTAAAAGTTGAGGGTATTAAAACCGGCGCCCGTGAACATCGTGATGAAGCTGTCGTCGGTCAGCCCGGCGCTGCTGATGGCCGTTTTCAGGATGTGTTCCTTCTGGCGTTCGGGCTGGCGCCGGGCGTAGAGTTTCGAAACGGTTTCGGAGAAAAAGATCGGCAGTTCCGTCACGGTTTTTCCGGCCTGTTTTTTCTCCACGGCCCGCAGGATGGTCTGCACGGGTTTGCGCCGGCGAAACCGCTCGGCCATCTGGTTGATGCTGATCGAAAGCTGGCTGTAGGCGTCGTACTCGTAACCGTCGAGCTTCCGGAAATCATTCTGCGACCGGTGGGCCGCTACTTCGCGCAGGATGCGGTAGGCCGGATTTTCGCCCGCCCGGATCACCACCTCGTTCAGCTGGGTTGCCACCGGTTTTAAAACGACTTCAAGGGGTTTTTCCGGACTGGCTGCGTTGATGGCGACGGTGGTCGTCTGGTAGCCCATCGCCGACACCAGCAGCGAATCCACGCGCTGGCCAACCGCTAACCGAAATTGACCGTTTTCATCGGCCTGCGTTCCGATGGGTTTGCCTTTGACGGCCACTGCGGCAAACGGGACCGCGGCTCCGGACGGGGTTTCGGTGATGCGCCCGGAAAGGACCCGTGCGTCGGAAGGGGTTTGTCCGCAGGCAGCCCACGCTGTTATGACCACCCCCAGCAGGGCAGATAAAATACGGGTGAAAATCAGGCGAAAGCCGTTTGGTCGAGTTTGCAAACGCAGGTTCATTCTCTTCGTCGTGTTGTTTACTGTGATTTATGCCACTATGACGACGAAGGTGACCTTTACCCCTACGCCCAAAAGAGGACGGGGTGCGTGAACAGGGATTTTCTGCGTTTGAATTGCAGATTTAGGGATTTGAACTGAAGCCCTTTTTGGCCGGATTTGGCCGTCCGGGCAGGCCCGGGTCCGGCGGAACGGCATCCGGCTGTTAGAGTTCGGACGCCAGCCGGGCGTAGTAAACCGAGTCCAGAAACCGGCCGTTGAAGTATTTATCTTCCCGAAAATGACCTTCTTTCCGAAAGCCGCTGCGTTCCAGCACCCGGGCCGAAGCCGTATTGCCGGGATCGACGATGGCTACGATGGAATGCAGCCTCATGGCCCCAAACCCGTAGTCGACCACGGCTTGCAGGGCTTCCTGCATGATTCCCAGGCCCTGGTAGTCGGGGTGCAGTAGGTAACCGACCTCGGCCCGAAAGTTTTCCGGGTTGATCCGGACAAAGCCGATGGTTCCGATGACGCCCGGTTGATCCTGGAGCGTAATGCCCCAGGTGATGCTCTCGTTGCGCCGAATGGCATCGTTAAAAACCTGAATCAGCCGGACCGCATCCTCGACGCAGGTCGTCAGCGGTCGGGGAATAAACCGCATCAGCGCCGGATCGGAGCGAAGCTGGTGGAGATTATTTCCGTCCGATTGTTTTAAGCGCCTGATGATCAGACGATCCGTTGTCAAGGTTGGGCATGGGCCCAGGTTAATGGTCAACATAGGTATGAATAAAGGGTAAACGGCCGACGGAACAGGGCAGATTGGTTTGCCGCTTAAACCGGATCCCGCTCGTTCTCCAACTTTCCCGGGAAAGATACTTCTTTTCGGTTTATCTTGCCCAACTGCGGGAAAGCGGGGTACGAACGAGCGTTAAAATTGCACAATTTGGTAATAATATAGAATCGTTTTTGTCGCCGGGTACCCAATCACATACGAGAGATTTACTATTTTCGTTGCCTAAACACGAGTTCAGATCCAACCACCGTTTCGTTATGCACCAGCCAGACCCTGATTTGCCACCCTTCGTCCGCTCCTGGCGGCAGCTCTACATGCTCGTTATTGGCAGTCTGCTGCTGGAGATCGTCTTGTTTTACGGGTTTATGCGGTATTTTTCATGAGTGGTATCGATTGGCTGATTCTGGCGGGTACGCTGACGCTCATTATCAGTTACGGTGTGATTCGCAGCCGGGGCAACCGCAGCATGGATGACTACTTGCTGGCCGACCAGTCGCTGCCCTGGTACCACGTCTGCCTGTCGGTGATGGCGACGCAGGCCAGTGCGGTTACGTTTCTTTCGGCGCCCGGTCAGGCTTTTACCGACGGGATGCGGTTTGTGCAGTTTTACTTCGGCCTGCCGCTGGCAATGGTGGTGCTGGCCATTACTTTCGTTCCGATTTTTCACAAACTAAAGGTTTTTACGGCCTACGAATACCTTGAATCCCGGTTCGATGCCCGCGTCCGGGTCTTTACGGCCCTGTTGTTTTTACTCCAGCGGAGTTTATCGACGGGGCTTTCCATCTATGCGCCTTCCATCATTTTATCGACCATTCTGGGCTGGAACATCGTCTGGACCAACATCATCATGGGCGGTGTCGTGCTGGTTTATACCGTTTCGGGCGGAGCCAAAGCCATTTCGCACACCCACTTGCAGCAGATGGTCATTGTAACGGCAGCCATGTTTGTGGCCGGATGGATGACGGTGCACCTACTCCCGGCGGATGTGGGGTTTCTGGATGCGCTCCAGGTGGCCGGTAAATCCGGGCGACTCAACACCATCGACCTCGAATTTGATCCCAGCAGCCGTTACAACCTCTGGTCGGGGCTGATCGGCGGTTTTTTTCTGCAATTGTCGTACTTCGGTACCGATCAGTCGCAGGTGGGCCGGTACCTGACCGGGCAGTCGGTGGGGCAGAGTCGGCTGGGGCTGCTGGCAAACGGGATGCTGAAGGTGCCGATGCAGTTTCTGATTCTGCTGATTGGAGCGCTGGTTTTTGTTTTTTACCAGTTTAACCCTTCGCCGGTATTTTTCAATAAAGTTGAAACCGATCAACTGCTGAAAAGCCCGTACGCCGAGCAATACCGTCGGCTGGAAACGGAGCACCAGGCCATTGCCGCCCGACGGCAGCAGGCCGTTCTGACGCTGAATAAGGCGCTTTCCAACGACAATGCGCAGGGCGTGGAGCAAACCCGCATGCTCATCAGCCAGCGCGATCAGGAAGCCAAAGCCGTTAAAAACCAGGTCGTTGATTTAATCAAAAAGAACAATCCCGTCGGCGACACCAGCGACGTAAACTACGTCTTTTTGCGGTTTGTGCTGGATTTCCTGCCGCATGGTCTGATTGGTCTGCTCATTGCCGTCATCTTCAGTGCATCAATGGGGTCAATTGCGGCTGCTTATAACTCGCTGGCTTCCACGACGATTGTGGATATTTATAAACGGCTTTTCTGCAAAAGTTACAGCGATGGGCATTACCTGAAAGCGTCGCGGGTTGCCACGGTCATCTGGGGCTTGTTCTGCATCGTTGTGGCCCAGTTTGCCACCAAGCTCGGCAGCATGATCGAAGCCGTCAACATTCTGGGTTCGCTGTTTTACGGAGTCATACTGGGGATTTTCCTGGTGGCCTTTTATTTTAAAACCATCGGCGGGCGGGCTACATTCTGGGCCGCCGTGCTGACGGAAGCAATCGTTATCTGGTGCTGGTGGGCGGAGGTGACGGCTTTTCTGTGGCTCAACGTCATCGGCTGTGTGCTGCTGATCGGCATTGCCTGGCTGCTGGAAAACGTCATGCCCTCGAAAACCGTACGGCCGACCGAAAGTCTACCGACTTCCCAATAAAAATACAGCCCACGGTTTAAGCCGTGGGCTGGAAAATTCAGAAACGCGGGTCCTGCACCTGTTTAGGCTTTCTTCTTTTTTCCTTTGACGGGTGTTGCCGGCATCATCGCTTGGTAATCGCTAACACCTTTCTGAATACCGTCTTTGTAGAACCGGAAAACCGGGTCGTTTGAAGCCTCGCCCAGCGCCAGCGCCTTTTTAGCCAGCGGCAGAGCCTCGGCAACTTTTCCCATTTTCGACAGAAGCTGCGCCTTGATCCAGACGTTGGCGTAGGTTTCTTTCAGGCCAATCGATTTGTCAATCCAGGATAGCGCCTGATCGAGGTTCCGGTTTTGGAAAAGGTTCCAGTTGGCCGCAGCTTGCAGCACCCCGGCGTCCTCGGGCTTATCGGCAACGGCTTTTTCGATGTTGGCCTGCGCATTAGCCAGAACGTTGACTCTCAGGTTGGCCGTGGCCCGTGTATCGGCCCAGTCCAGGTTGAAATTGGCGGTGCTGTCGGTCAGGTCGCTGAAGCTCAGGCTGAACGTTTCCGTCATTTTGCTCATTTTTTCGGCTTTAATCTGAACCCGAAGGGCATCTTCCTCCTTTTTATAACCATTAGGGATTCCTTCTTCCGCACTCGCCGTTGGGTTTTTGTTGAAGATGAGGGTCCATTCGCCCTGGTTCGGAATTGAAAAAACCGAGTAGGTGCCAGCCGGGAGTTTCTGCCCCTGAACCATAACGTCCGTGGAGGTTTTAAAGTTGGTTGCAGCATTGGCACCCGTCCGCCAGAGCTGCCCGATGGGGGCCAGGGGCGTTTGAGCTCCCAAAGCCGCACGGCCTTTCAGGCTGGGTCGGGAGTAGGTAACCGTGAAGTCGGTGGTGCCCACCGTCTGAATCAGGGTTGCGCCCGGACTAGCCTGCGGTAATTTGATTTGCGCGAAGGTAAGCTGTGCCCCCAGCGTCAGCATGGCCAGAATGGATAATTTCTTCATGACGTAAATTAATTGTATGTCGTAGTATATTGAGGACGAAATTGCAGTTTTTTAAAGTCAAAGCCAACATTCCTTTTCGAAATGCACCGTAAACCGCTATTAAATCTGCTGCTCAACCACCAACCCGCCGATGAAAATGAACAGCGGATGCTGGAACAAACCATCCAGTTCGTCCAGAATCACGCTGATTGTTTTGAACGCCATCTTCAGATCGGGCACGTGACGGGTTCGGCCTGGATTGTCAGCCCGGATCGTCAGAAGGTGGTTTTGCTGCACCACGCCAAACTCGACCGCTGGTTTCAGCCCGGTGGACATGCCGATGGCGACCCGGATGTGCTGGCGGTGGCCCTGCGGGAAGCGGAAGAAGAAACGGGGCTGCTGGATTTGAACGTAATCGGTCCGGGTATTTTCGATGTGGATGTGCACACCATTCCGGCCCGGCAGAATGAGCCCGAACATCTGCATTACGACATCCGGTTTTTGCTGGAAGCCGCCACGGACCATCCCTTCATCCGGACGCGGGAAACAAAAGACGTCCGGTGGGTTGCCTATGGCGAAATTGAAAGTTTAACCTCCGAAAAGTCAATTTTAAGAATGAAAAATAAAGTTATTGCTAAAAACTAAAAACATAGTTATGTTTTTGCTGTTATATTAGCATCGGAAACGGATTGTTTAGTTTTCGCAGTACAACAAAACCACAGGAAAATCATGAAGACGATATTAGGGACCTGCCTGGGTCTGTTAGCGATAGCTTTGGCTATCCCGGCCCTTGCGCAGGATAAACTGAAGAATGATCCGACCTACTCGACGTCTAATTATAAGCATCCTAATAAAGCGGCAGCTGCCCGTCAGTGGGAGCCGGAGAAAGGCATCGAGTTTAAAAGGCGTAAAGCACGGCCGCAAAACATTGCTTCCTACCGCGAACAGCAGCGTCGGGGAGGCATCGGAGACCCGGCCATTGCTGTACCGGCAACCCCCTCCGTGGCCAACCGGAATTACAAGCAGCAAAACCGGATGGTGAACCCGCAGCCGGCCAACAAACCGGAGGTAGCGACCACGCAACCCGAAGCCGACGAAAGTGTGGGCAACTAATAAAAACGATTCAGAAGAGACCACCTCAGCAATGGGGTGGTTTTTTTATGCCCACACTCTCGGCCTGGACAAGCAATTACAGTTGGTTAAACAGTTGAAAAGCCGTTCGGGCTTCAAGAAGAAGAAAAGCATCTACCGGGCTGCCGTTCAGCACGACGAAACGTTTCTGCAGGAAGGGTTTGAAACCCGCCGAAAACACAGTTTCAACGTGGAATGGCTCGCCCGCACGGCGTTGCGCAACTGGTTTGGCCTGATTGGTGTGGCCGCCATCTGTTCGTCGGATGCCGCCAAAATTACCGGTTTTGGCCGTTAAGCCGTTGTGGAAAGCCCCTGCTGGTAGAGCCGGAAGTTTTCGTCGTCAAAGCAAACGAATTGGACCTCATGAACCGAAGTCTCCCGCTGTTGGCCGAATTCCTGAACGGTTTTCAGGGCGATGGCGCAGGCCTGGTCTTTCGGGTACCGGTAAACGCCCGTGCTGATGTTGGGAAATGCCACGGTGATGAGCCCCCGTTCCGTGGCAATTTCCAGCACCCGGCGGTAGCAGCTGGCCAGCAGTTCCGGCTCGCGGCTGTTGCCACCGCGCCAGATCGGCCCAACGGTATGAATGACGTACCGGGCGGGCAATCGGTAGCCCCCGGTGATTTTGGCCTGGCCGGTCGGGCAGCCGTTCAGCATCCGGCATTCGGCCAGCAAGTCCGGACCAGCCGCCCGGTGGATGGCGCCATCGACACCACCTCCGCCCAG
This Larkinella insperata DNA region includes the following protein-coding sequences:
- a CDS encoding DUF2911 domain-containing protein, which gives rise to MKKLSILAMLTLGAQLTFAQIKLPQASPGATLIQTVGTTDFTVTYSRPSLKGRAALGAQTPLAPIGQLWRTGANAATNFKTSTDVMVQGQKLPAGTYSVFSIPNQGEWTLIFNKNPTASAEEGIPNGYKKEEDALRVQIKAEKMSKMTETFSLSFSDLTDSTANFNLDWADTRATANLRVNVLANAQANIEKAVADKPEDAGVLQAAANWNLFQNRNLDQALSWIDKSIGLKETYANVWIKAQLLSKMGKVAEALPLAKKALALGEASNDPVFRFYKDGIQKGVSDYQAMMPATPVKGKKKKA
- a CDS encoding DUF3817 domain-containing protein, with the protein product MINLFQNKVGRLRLIGFLEGISLIVLLGIAVPLKYSGGDPSLVKTVGPIHGLFFLLFVINTLSVGIERHWKFLETTWKVILACFIPFGTFYIDYTILSRIK
- a CDS encoding O-acetyl-ADP-ribose deacetylase — encoded protein: MKLTVIQGDITKCAVDAIVNAANSSLLGGGGVDGAIHRAAGPDLLAECRMLNGCPTGQAKITGGYRLPARYVIHTVGPIWRGGNSREPELLASCYRRVLEIATERGLITVAFPNISTGVYRYPKDQACAIALKTVQEFGQQRETSVHEVQFVCFDDENFRLYQQGLSTTA
- a CDS encoding GNAT family N-acetyltransferase is translated as MLTINLGPCPTLTTDRLIIRRLKQSDGNNLHQLRSDPALMRFIPRPLTTCVEDAVRLIQVFNDAIRRNESITWGITLQDQPGVIGTIGFVRINPENFRAEVGYLLHPDYQGLGIMQEALQAVVDYGFGAMRLHSIVAIVDPGNTASARVLERSGFRKEGHFREDKYFNGRFLDSVYYARLASEL
- a CDS encoding helix-turn-helix domain-containing protein, with amino-acid sequence MSDIKLYDTRAFTGKFMPSEELHAFFRGDVGKFFIMRVEDMYQFVTRAVPASRSTITSCLYITEGEASIKIGSELYTIHADEMLFVPAGQVFSFREGEINKGYICGFQSDFLVGKLLKNNLLNEFDFLKIWGNPMIQPDRQSAEFIRRLLTRLLIDYSQNGLQNLDLLQSYLLTLLCEVNRIYRPASGSGPVTGVTITNRFRELLFKWIRTKKRVTEYASLLNITPNHLNKTVKAVTGKSPTRWIDETVLLEAKVLLSQTNLTVSEIALEVGLDDPSYFTRLFKKYEHQTPSEFRRMIEKS
- a CDS encoding DUF5686 family protein, translating into MNLRLQTRPNGFRLIFTRILSALLGVVITAWAACGQTPSDARVLSGRITETPSGAAVPFAAVAVKGKPIGTQADENGQFRLAVGQRVDSLLVSAMGYQTTTVAINAASPEKPLEVVLKPVATQLNEVVIRAGENPAYRILREVAAHRSQNDFRKLDGYEYDAYSQLSISINQMAERFRRRKPVQTILRAVEKKQAGKTVTELPIFFSETVSKLYARRQPERQKEHILKTAISSAGLTDDSFITMFTGAGFNTLNFYQNTVSLFKKEFISPLADNSRAAYSYFLADTAQVGLHTCFVLDFDPKNERDLVFRGKVWIDTVSYALVQIDAQVGAAANLNFIKQIDIEQTYETAGESARAWLPETTHLTVQVGEVVKHTFGATVEYRTTVRQPLVGQPKPVGFFDTEVQIAEDRAEASADYWQAQRESAAESEANKQTRAVLDTVRNLPLIKFISRTGQFVLNGGYVPLFKGVEAGSVFSMWAYNPVEGHRLRMGLQTNNQFSRNWQLAAYSAYGTRDQIWKMGGEINYIPTHQPLTLITLKSSYDLEQLGLRTEDLADNPFLRITSRFGRYPQAYYQNETALSVQRDLGTDFIQTAGIRYRRIDPLFPFAFRQPVPDTQQTVCSSDFWSREAFLELRYAPGRIPSRRVTKRRIQRRPTETAPIVSLRYTYGTASFEGGTFGDYHKWQFQLDHTLRWGLFGRTQYTVQAGYIPSTLPYPLLQVHVGNQTPFYNRNAYNLMNFGEFVSDRYASVSLEHKFEGLFTNRLPLIRRLGWRSFVTGKLLWGGLSESNRNLIATHDAAGKALAPVYSLQHDPYVEVGYGIENIFKLVRVEGMHRLTYRQQPNVTPFAVKVSFQVGL
- a CDS encoding sodium:solute symporter, giving the protein MSGIDWLILAGTLTLIISYGVIRSRGNRSMDDYLLADQSLPWYHVCLSVMATQASAVTFLSAPGQAFTDGMRFVQFYFGLPLAMVVLAITFVPIFHKLKVFTAYEYLESRFDARVRVFTALLFLLQRSLSTGLSIYAPSIILSTILGWNIVWTNIIMGGVVLVYTVSGGAKAISHTHLQQMVIVTAAMFVAGWMTVHLLPADVGFLDALQVAGKSGRLNTIDLEFDPSSRYNLWSGLIGGFFLQLSYFGTDQSQVGRYLTGQSVGQSRLGLLANGMLKVPMQFLILLIGALVFVFYQFNPSPVFFNKVETDQLLKSPYAEQYRRLETEHQAIAARRQQAVLTLNKALSNDNAQGVEQTRMLISQRDQEAKAVKNQVVDLIKKNNPVGDTSDVNYVFLRFVLDFLPHGLIGLLIAVIFSASMGSIAAAYNSLASTTIVDIYKRLFCKSYSDGHYLKASRVATVIWGLFCIVVAQFATKLGSMIEAVNILGSLFYGVILGIFLVAFYFKTIGGRATFWAAVLTEAIVIWCWWAEVTAFLWLNVIGCVLLIGIAWLLENVMPSKTVRPTESLPTSQ
- a CDS encoding YdeI/OmpD-associated family protein, yielding MNPDSLQSVRFEAVLERFEQRDRTHYIDVPDEVAQQFTRTQPVRMMCLLNDSIEFHCALRPRGDGSFFISIGTPIRQQGKLRLGDTLRIAIWQDESEYGRKMPEELTELLAIDEEGNRLFHALTPNRQRSIIYYVDGAKSPQVRVDRAIMMINRLKINPSGQHE
- a CDS encoding NUDIX hydrolase; translation: MHRKPLLNLLLNHQPADENEQRMLEQTIQFVQNHADCFERHLQIGHVTGSAWIVSPDRQKVVLLHHAKLDRWFQPGGHADGDPDVLAVALREAEEETGLLDLNVIGPGIFDVDVHTIPARQNEPEHLHYDIRFLLEAATDHPFIRTRETKDVRWVAYGEIESLTSEKSILRMKNKVIAKN